From a region of the Deltaproteobacteria bacterium genome:
- a CDS encoding alpha/beta hydrolase, whose translation MPFQEEFLHVRGVKIHMLKGGSGDPLLYLHSAGGEVVWLPFFEQLAQRYTVYLPAHPGFGKSEGLDRIDAMEDLVFHYTDLMDQLGLVQPYVAGLSLGGWLAAELATRYAHRIRKLALMNAVGLRVPGSPIADLFRATPEELRKMVFHDPQSDLAKAFVPDVPSPEVMEETMKAREATARVGWNPYLCNLKLRGRLYRITVPTLILWGESDRLVPLAHGEAYRDGIAGSRLVVLKQCGHAPPFEKPEETVAALREFFRA comes from the coding sequence CGTTGCTCTATTTGCATAGTGCCGGCGGTGAGGTGGTGTGGCTCCCGTTTTTCGAGCAGCTCGCGCAACGTTATACGGTCTATTTGCCCGCTCACCCTGGGTTCGGCAAATCCGAAGGACTCGATCGCATCGATGCGATGGAAGATCTGGTGTTTCACTACACGGACCTGATGGACCAGCTCGGCTTAGTGCAGCCGTATGTGGCGGGCTTGTCGCTAGGTGGGTGGCTGGCCGCCGAACTGGCGACACGTTACGCCCACCGCATCCGTAAACTGGCGTTGATGAACGCCGTGGGGCTGCGGGTGCCAGGATCTCCGATTGCCGACCTGTTCCGAGCGACGCCTGAAGAACTGCGCAAGATGGTCTTTCACGATCCGCAGTCCGACTTGGCGAAAGCCTTTGTGCCGGATGTCCCTTCGCCTGAAGTAATGGAAGAGACGATGAAGGCGCGCGAGGCGACGGCCCGGGTCGGATGGAATCCGTACCTGTGCAACCTCAAGTTGCGTGGCCGTTTATATCGGATTACCGTTCCGACCTTGATCCTGTGGGGCGAATCCGATCGGCTCGTGCCGCTGGCGCACGGCGAAGCCTATCGCGACGGTATTGCCGGGTCTCGACTCGTTGTGCTGAAGCAGTGCGGCCATGCGCCGCCGTTCGAGAAGCCCGAGGAAACTGTGGCTGCGTTGCGCGAATTTTTTCGTGCCTAG